One region of Triticum aestivum cultivar Chinese Spring chromosome 6B, IWGSC CS RefSeq v2.1, whole genome shotgun sequence genomic DNA includes:
- the LOC123139275 gene encoding uncharacterized protein: MPDPMSIIIIGCDRKDALICADQLYREAVSASTAKAPTPATEKKTSKASAADKTPGSSKGSCNYSGKHTSSECCVPAKDVPESSTGKSKKSKAALPETKKESMLAAFPRVNVDVFACGPIHRWVHCVLAGCGAKGCRWLFLGESPLGTTAALASVHSRHALTPPRRHTPFLLLLLLLAATLPPSSYLLTIACHKRLPPHHGPAIGSSSDGGADGSLSVWAAAARLVNEPAPPCPPHHPSLLGLMGGSRGTSQAAAASSAQQDEHKKLAAMFGSYGRRLEARALNDLILYGRQYTLLITTSRVFSEGSWAIMMIYLIL; encoded by the exons ATGCCCGACCCgatgagcatcatcatcatcggctGTGATAGGAAGGATGCGCTCATCTGCGCCGATCAGCTCTATCGAGAGGCGGTTTCAGCGTCTACCGCCAAGGCACCTACTCCTGCCACCGAGAAGAAGACCAGTAAGGCCTCGGCCGCCGACAAGACTCCTGGCTCCAGCAAGGGTTCCTGCAATTACTCCGGCAaacacacctcttcggagtgctgtgttCCCGctaaggacgtgccagagagctctaccggcaagagcaagaagtctaaAGCGGCCCTACCGGAAACCAAGAAG gaaagcatgctcgccGCCTTCCCGCgggtgaatgtcgacgtgtttgcatg TGGGCCAATTCATCGATGGGTCCACTGTGTGTTGGCTGGGTGCGGAGCTAAAGGGTGCCGTTGGTTGTTCCTCGGGGAGAGCCCATTGGGCACAACGGCAGCCCTAGCCTCAGTCCACAGCCGCCATGCCCTCACTCCTCCTCGCCGCCAcactcccttcctcctcctcctcctcctcctcgctgccacactccctccctcctcctacctACTCACCATAGCCTGCCATAAGCGGCTCCCTCCTCACCATGGCCCCGCCATAGGCAGCTCAAGCGATGGTGGAGCGGACGGCAGCCTCAGCGTGTGGGCGGCGGCGGCCCGTCTGGTGAACGAGCCCGCACCTCCCTGCCCTCCTCATCACCCTTCCCTCCTCGGCTTAATGGGAGGTTCGCGGGGCACCTCTCAGGCTGCTGCTGCCTCTTCCGCCCAGCAGGACGAGCACAAG AAGCTTGCTGCTATGTTTGGTTCATATGGTCGTCGACTGGAAGCTCGCGCTCTGAATGATCTCATTCTCTATGGCCGGCAATACACACTTCTCATTACTACCAGCCGGGTCTTCTCAGA GGGTTCATGGGCCATCATGATGATATACTTAATTCTTTAA